Proteins from a genomic interval of Rattus norvegicus strain BN/NHsdMcwi chromosome 2, GRCr8, whole genome shotgun sequence:
- the Rnf115 gene encoding E3 ubiquitin-protein ligase RNF115 isoform X2 yields MFLQDFRPFLSSNPLDQDNRANERGHQTHTDFWGPSRPPRLPMTRRYRSRGSTRPDRSPAIEGIIQQIFAGFFANSAIPGSPHPFSWSGMLHSNPGDYAWGQTGLDAIVTQLLGQLENTGPPPADKEKITSLPTVTVTQEQVNTGLECPVCKEDYTVEEKVRQLPCNHFFHSSCIVPWLELHDTCPVCRKSLNGEDSTRQTQSSEASASNRFSNDSQLHDRWTF; encoded by the exons ATGTTTTTACAAGATTTTAGACCATTTCTAAGTAGCAATCCTCTGGACCAAGATAATAGAGCCAATGAGAGAGGTCACCAAACTCACACTGACTTTTGGGGACCAAGTCGGCCTCCAAGGTTGCCTATGACAAGAAGATACAGGTCTCGAGGAAGCACTCGTCCTGACAGGTCGCCAGCTATCGAAGG aataaTACAACAGATCTTTGCAGGATTCTTTGCAAATTCTGCCATTCCTGGGTCCCCACACCCCTTTTCTTG GAGCGGGATGCTGCACTCCAACCCTGGGGACTATGCCTGGGGTCAGACAGGGCTTGATGCCATTGTAACCCAG CTTCTAGGACAGCTGGAAAACACAGGGCCCCCTCCAGCTGACAAGGAGAAGATCACGTCTCTGCCAACAGTGACAGTAACtcaggagcaagtca ATACGGGTTTAGAATGTCCAGTATGTAAAGAAGATTACACAGTTGAGGAGAAAGTCCGGCAGTTACCCTGCAACCACTTCTTTCACAGCAGCTGCATCGTGCCCTGGTTAGAACTG CATGACACATGTCCAGTATGTAGGAAGAGCTTAAATGGTGAGGACTCGACTCGGCAAACCCAGAGCTCCGAGGCCTCTGCAAGCAACAGGTTTAGCAATGACAGCCAGCTACACGACCGATGGACTTTCTGA